The following are from one region of the Aspergillus luchuensis IFO 4308 DNA, chromosome 4, nearly complete sequence genome:
- a CDS encoding glycosyltransferase family 32 protein (COG:M;~EggNog:ENOG410PW7H;~InterPro:IPR029044,IPR007577;~PFAM:PF04488;~TransMembrane:3 (o12-29i220-241o290-312i)), which yields MAVFFGRPRQLGVAVIFSVIIFVIFQFIYTDDFALTGHLTESIQIVDACSPDALEDVHNSRPPLDPVIPNIVHQLWKTTDISDYSTTITASCESWKTMLEPFNYTVKLWTDDDVLELIKADYTWMLSTYEGYPHDIQRADIARLLIVHSEGGIYSDLDVNPKSAERIRCLQGLRFQAIFSPTAGTLGLSNHFFMARPGSPFLEWVLHEAKRRSSRLASRGILLPYLQVFWSTGPIMVTAAFRQYAWLYNTPRLDIGLLNDGFIGLVVQHAAGRSWQGVDGRALNYIADQAGLGLIFGAVTCFSAVAGLILIAKRYNTRVPR from the coding sequence ATGGCGGTTTTCTTTGGAAGGCCGAGACAGCTTGGTGTCGCAGTGATTTTCTCTGTTATTATCTTTGTTATTTTTCAATTCATCTATACTGATGACTTCGCTCTTACCGGACACTTGACAGAGTCTATACAGATAGTGGACGCATGTTCGCCTGATGCACTCGAAGATGTCCATAACTCTCGTCCGCCCCTCGATCCAGTGATACCAAACATTGTCCATCAACTGTGGAAAACCACCGATATCAGTGACTattccaccaccatcaccgcatCTTGTGAATCGTGGAAGACTATGCTCGAGCCCTTTAACTACACGGTCAAGCTATggacagatgatgatgtccttgagCTTATCAAGGCAGATTACACTTGGATGCTGTCAACATACGAAGGATACCCTCACGATATTCAGCGTGCTGACATTGCGAGACTGCTCATCGTCCATTCCGAGGGTGGCATTTATTCCGACCTGGACGTAAACCCCAAGTCAGCTGAGCGTATTCGATGCCTCCAAGGCCTCCGATTTCAAGCCATTTTCTCTCCGACAGCGGGCACACTTGGCCTCAGTAACCATTTCTTTATGGCCAGACCTGGATCTCCATTTCTTGAATGGGTGCTCCACGAGGCCAAGCGGCGGAGTAGCAGGCTTGCATCACGAGGCATACTCCTCCCGTACCTGCAGGTTTTCTGGTCCACGGGCCCGATCATGGTAACGGCAGCGTTCAGGCAATACGCATGGCTATACAACACCCCTCGACTCGATATAGGGCTGCTGAACGACGGGTTTATTGGCTTGGTGGTACAACATGCTGCGGGACGGTCCTGGCAAGGGGTGGACGGCAGGGCGCTGAATTATATCGCGGATCAGGCCGGACTAGGGCTCATATTTGGAGCGGTCACATGCTTTTCTGCAGTGGCAGGACTCATTCTTATTGCTAAAAGATACAATACTAGAGTCCCTAGATGA
- the LEU3 gene encoding regulatory protein Leu3 (COG:E;~EggNog:ENOG410PGJG;~InterPro:IPR002034,IPR013785,IPR000891;~go_function: GO:0003824 - catalytic activity [Evidence IEA];~go_function: GO:0046912 - transferase activity, transferring acyl groups, acyl groups converted into alkyl on transfer [Evidence IEA];~go_process: GO:0019752 - carboxylic acid metabolic process [Evidence IEA]) — translation MPNVFTDQIELFCRGISQREKVCVSVHPHNDRGCGVAAAEMAQLAGADRVEGCLFVNGERTGNVDLVTLALSLYTHGISPKVNLSNLNEVVAMAEECTKIAVHPRAPYAGKYVFCTFTGTHQDAIRKGYNKLKESERLGATRAPKWKMP, via the coding sequence ATGCCAAACGTGTTCACCGACCAGATCGAGCTCTTCTGCCGCGGTATCTCCCAGCGAGAAAAGGTCTGCGTATCAGTTCATCCCCACAATGACCGAGGATGCGGCGTGGCAGCAGCCGAGATGGCTCAGTTGGCTGGTGCAGATCGAGTTGAAGGATGTCTATTCGTGAATGGGGAACGCACTGGAAATGTCGATCTCGTCACGTTGGCCCTCAGCCTATATACTCACGGTATTTCACCCAAGGTTAACCTGAGCAATTTGAATGAGGTTGTCGCTATGGCAGAGGAGTGCACAAAGATCGCCGTCCATCCTAGAGCTCCCTATGCAGGGAAATATGTATTTTGCACATTTACCGGTACGCACCAGGATGCCATACGGAAGGGATATAACAAACTCAAAGAAAGTGAGAGACTTGGAGCTACGCGGGCGCCCAAGTGGAAAATGCCATAA
- a CDS encoding uncharacterized protein (COG:S;~EggNog:ENOG410Q2BT;~TransMembrane:7 (o12-29i50-73o88-106i127-153o159-178i190-208o228-247i)), with product MVAITASKHHLAIAEIVLFCLVQLIQFITRYSQEWRYWHHTKRKSHPRCIFYAWFGMIGLLAQVRIASAAIVLSDPHPNKTKLIAEQSLQHIGLSPLLFEMSLVLLRSGQTGRSGPGNSRYPRFTRFALHFFRFPVFFGIVLLIVAACTGIRACALAGAIVLLLAFAVGVFLTAWLAIGYRTVLPACGRHCVLLVLCAVPMYTVRIAYALLTEFGPTTFKSGHEQVRVTVGMGLLMELAIITLLFAARTVAEPFWATDCVEGVQA from the exons ATGGTCGCTATCACTGCATCGAAACACCATCTGGCAATCGCAGAGATAGTCCTCTTTTGCCTCGTCCAACTCATCCAGTTCATTACCCGGTACTCCCAGGAATGGCGGTACTGGCACCACACCAAGCGCAAGTCACATCCGCGGTGCATCTTCTACGCCTGGTTCGGAATGATCGGGCTGCTCGCGCAAG TACGCATTGCCAGTGCAGCGATCGTGCTTTCCGATCCTCACCCCAACAAGACCAAACTCATAGCCGAGCAGTCTCTCCAACACATCGGATTATCCCCTCTGCTCTTTGAAATGAGCCTCGTCCTCTTGCGCAG cgGCCAAACTGGTCGATCAGGCCCCGGAAACTCGCGATACCCCAGATTCACCCGCTTTGCCCTGCacttcttccgcttcccCGTGTTCTTCGGCATCGTGCTCCTCATTGTCGCAGCCTGCACGGGTATCCGCGCCTGCGCCCTCGCCGGGGCTATTGTGCTGCTCCTCGCCTTCGCGGTCGGGGTCTTTCTCACCGCGTGGCTGGCCATCGGCTATCGCACGGTACTGCCGGCCTGCGGCCGGCACTGTGTTCTGCTGGTCCTATGCGCTGTTCCCATGTATACCGTTCGCATCGCGTACGCGCTTTTGACCGAGTTTGGCCCGACAACATTCAAATCAGGCCACGAGCAGGTCAGGGTCACGGTTGGTATGGGACTCTTGATGGAGCTTGCGATCATCACGTTGTTGTTCGCAGCGCGAACTGTGGCGGAGCCGTTTTGGGCGACGGACTGTGTTGAGGGTGTACAGGCTTGA
- a CDS encoding lipase family protein (COG:G;~EggNog:ENOG410PT43;~InterPro:IPR002921,IPR029058;~PFAM:PF01764;~SECRETED:SignalP(1-21);~go_process: GO:0006629 - lipid metabolic process [Evidence IEA]): protein MKQFSAKHALAVVVTAGHALAASTQGISEDLYTRLVEMATISQAAYADLCNIPSTIIKGEKIYNSQTDINGWILRDDSSKEIITVFRGTGSDTNLQLDTNYTLTPFDTLPQCNGCEVHGGYYIGWVSVQDQVESLVKQQVSQYPDYALTVTGHSLGASLAALTAAQLSATYDNIRLYTFGEPRSGNQAFASYMNDAFQASSPDTTQYFRVTHANDGIPNLPPVEQGYAHGGVEYWSVDPYSAQNTFVCTGDEVQCCEAQGGQGVNNAHTTYFGMTSGACTW from the exons ATGAAGCAATTCTCCGCAAAACACGCCCTCGCAGTTGTGGTGACTGCAGGGCACGCCTTAGCAGCCTCTACGCAGGGCATCTCCGAAGACCTCTACACCCGTTTAGTCGAAATGGCCACTATCTCCCAAGCTGCCTACGCCGACCTGTGCAACATTCCGTCGACTATTATCAAGGGAGAGAAGATTTACAACTCTCAAACTGACATCAACGGATGGATTCTCCGCGACGACAGCAGTAAAGAAATCATCACCGTCTTCCGTGGCACTGGCAGTGATACGAATCTACAACTCGATACTAACTACACCCTCACCCCTTTCGACACCCTACCCCAGTGCAACGGTTGTGAAGTACACGGTGGATATTATATTGGATGGGTGTCCGTCCAGGACCAAGTCGAGTCGCTTGTCAAACAGCAGGTTAGCCAGTATCCGGACTATGCGCTGACTGTGACGGGCCACAG TCTCGGAGCGTCCCTGGCAGCACTCACTGCCGCCCAGCTGTCTGCGACATACGACAACATCCGCCTGTACACCTTCGGCGAACCGCGCAGCGGCAATCAGGCCTTCGCGTCGTACATGAACGATGCCTTCCAAGCCTCGAGCCCAGATACGACGCAGTATTTCCGGGTCACTCATGCGAACGACGGCATCCCAAACTTGCCCCCGGTGGAGCAGGGGTACGCCCATGGCGGTGTAGAGTACTGGAGCGTTGATCCTTACAGCGCCCAGAACACATTTGTCTGCACTGGGGATGAAGTGCAGTGCTGTGAGGCCCAGGGCGGACAGGGTGTGAATAATGCGCACACGACTTATTTTGGGATGACGAGCGGAGCCTGTACATGGTGA
- a CDS encoding uncharacterized protein (COG:P;~EggNog:ENOG410PHB8;~InterPro:IPR018028,IPR037060,IPR020835,IPR011614;~go_function: GO:0004096 - catalase activity [Evidence IEA];~go_function: GO:0020037 - heme binding [Evidence IEA];~go_process: GO:0006979 - response to oxidative stress [Evidence IEA];~go_process: GO:0055114 - oxidation-reduction process [Evidence IEA]), translating into MVPGIAASADPVLQARLFAYPNAARYRLGVNYQQLPTNAAKMQVYCPFERDGAMRFDENYGSDPNYVRSSIKPTRFYQEQKGGGASALALNTEHEKWVGEVSAYTSEITDDDFVQPAALWDIIGREAGHQDRIIENLVSSIKDITYPELRKAVYSKLPEAPKECLPRLSLLRKTANIKGRPFRPCQP; encoded by the exons ATGGTTCCCGGAATCGCGGCGTCCGCTGATCCAG TTCTCCAAGCACGGCTCTTTGCCTACCCCAATGCAGCGCGCTACCGCCTCGGCGTCAACTATCAACAACTTCCTACAAACGCAGCGAAGATGCAAGTCTACTGTCCTTTTGAGCGTGACGGAGCCATGCGGTTTGATGAGAACTATGGCAGCGACCCCAACTATGTCAGATCCTCCATTAAGCCCACGAGATTTTATCAGGAGCAGAAGGGAGGTGGCGCTTCAGCACTGGCCCTAAACACCGAGCACGAAAAGTGGGTGGGAGAGGTCTCCGCCTACACCAGTGAGATCACGGACGACGATTTCGTGCAACCCGCAGCGTTGTGGGATATCATTGGCCGCGAGGCCGGTCACCAGGACAGGATCATTGAAAACCTTgtcagcagcatcaaggATATTACATATCCTGAGTTGCGCAAGGCTGTATACAGTAAGCTGCCGGAGGCACCAAAGGAATGTCTTCCGCGACTTAGTCTACTAAGGAAGACAGCTAACATCAAGGGTAGGCCTTTTCGGCCGTGTCAACCATGA
- a CDS encoding uncharacterized protein (COG:H;~EggNog:ENOG410QDKJ;~InterPro:IPR005814,IPR015424,IPR015421,IPR015422;~PFAM:PF00202;~go_function: GO:0003824 - catalytic activity [Evidence IEA];~go_function: GO:0008483 - transaminase activity [Evidence IEA];~go_function: GO:0030170 - pyridoxal phosphate binding [Evidence IEA]), whose translation MTSMTVRKPNRALDLLTDLIQQYVKTNPKSANENKRACKVMPAGNTRAVFVYQPFPLVMYFAGMFGHSHPSIKHALEEATKTGFNLGAPSKKEIELAEAITSRFPSMDMVQFCTSGTEANTLAIAVGLNYSKRKKVVVFENGYHGNTLSFKRPNALRLPHEFILAPYNDIAGTHQILQPDVGVIIVEPMQGAGGMVPASRAFLSFLREQATKLGAILIFDEVVTARTHYHGLQGYYNIIPDMTTIGKFYGGGLPFGAYGGRREIMDTLDSRAINSLHHSGTWHNNIFTMSAGLAAVELLSARNIEKANQLGTQLREGLDVVFNVSRPDTAVVRGFGSLVGVHFLGPDSDALRDAFYFFLLTRKIYVGHRGFLCLSIVHKEEHIQAVLEAVKEFCRAAFPKSTM comes from the exons ATGACCTCAATGACCGTCAGGAAGCCCAACAGGGCTTTAGATCTCCTAACCGATCTGATACAACAATATGTAAAGACGAACCCCAAATCCGCCAACGAGAATAAACGTGCGTGCAAGGTCATGCCCGCAGGCAACACACGTGCTGTCTTCGTGTACCAGCCATTTCCCCTGGTCATG TATTTCGCTGGTATGTTCGGGCATTCGCATCCTTCCATCAAGCACGCCCTTGAGGAAGCCACCAAAACGGGGTTCAACCTCGGGGCTCCAAGTAAAAAAGAGATCGAACTTGCCGAGGCTATTACGTCTCGTTTTCCCAGTATGGATATGGTTCAGTTCTGTACTTCGGGGACGGAAGCGAATACGTTGGCTATCGCGGTGGGGTTGAATTACTCCAAGCGGAAGAAG GTCGTTGTGTTCGAAAACGGTTATCATGGAAATACACTTTCCTTCAAACGTCCCAATGCGCTACGCCTCCCTCACGAATTCATCCTCGCCCCGTACAATGATATAGCTGGAACtcaccagatcctccagcCCGACGTTGGCGTTATCATCGTGGAGCCTATGCAGGGCGCAGGTGGTATGGTGCCCGCGAGTCGTGCATTCCTATCTTTCCTCCGTGAGCAAGCCACCAAGCTCGGTGCCATCCTTATTTTCGACGAAGTAGTCACCGCCCGCACGCACTACCACGGTCTGCAGGGATATTACAATATCATCCCCGACATGACCACCATTGGCAAATTCTATGGTGGCGGATTGCCCTTCGGCGCTTATGGAGGTCGCCGGGAGATTATGGATACCCTTGATTCACGGGCCATCAATAGCCTGCATCATTCGGGGACATGGCACAATAATATCTTCACCATGTCCGCCGGTCTCGCGGCTGTGGAGTTGCTTTCTGCTAGAAACATTGAAAAGGCTAATCAGTTGGGTACACAGCTCCGTGAAGGGCTAGATGTGGTTTTCAATGTATCTAGGCCTGACACGGCCGTTGTGCGCGGTTTTGGGAGCCTGGTCGGCGTGCACTTTTTGGGGCCGGATTCAGACGCCCTACGAGATGCTTTTTACTTCTTCCTGCTGACGCGGAAGATTTATGTGGGCCATCGGGGGTTCCTATGTTTGAGCATTGTTCATAAAGAGGAACACATCCAGGCCGTGCTGGAAGCGGTAAAGGAGTTTTGTCGGGCCGCCTTTCCCAAGTCTACCATGTAG
- a CDS encoding PaaI family thioesterase (COG:S;~EggNog:ENOG410PXGA;~InterPro:IPR029069,IPR006683;~PFAM:PF03061) encodes MTNQYSYKDYTQALAELSVPQTTKAFFAESPVKPYLSSGLYQPVPFIAQFPAPNRTANSFFSRTINTIDTVEHAMGLMHRTIFRLNPHTTASEVEIAKLDEEMRGVPPFILLVKTGNGLNGFEDTIHGGVLASLLDEALSSCVEQYRAALSDQKTALYTARLDVSYRAPVPSCCILIIKTWLRKREDRKWFLKAELLTGDGYVRVTANSLWISQKTQSGL; translated from the coding sequence ATGACCAACCAGTACAGTTACAAAGACTACACACAAGCCCTTGCCGAACTTTCTGTCCCGCAGACAACTAAAGCCTTCTTTGCTGAATCCCCCGTCAAGCCCTACTTGAGTTCCGGCCTCTATCAACCGGTCCCATTTATCGCCCAATTTCCAGCACCCAACAGGACAGCAAACTCGTTCTTCAGTCGCACCATCAACACAATTGACACCGTCGAGCACGCAATGGGGCTCATGCACCGTACGATCTTCAGGTTAAATCCACACACCACCGCCTCAGAGGTGGAAATCGCGAAACTGGACGAGGAGATGCGCGGCGTTCCGCCCTTTATCCTACTTGTGAAGACAGGTAACGGGCTTAATGGATTTGAGGATACAATACATGGAGGCGTTCTTGCCTCGTTACTCGATGAGGCTCTTAGCTCCTGCGTTGAGCAGTACCGAGCTGCTTTATCTGATCAGAAAACGGCTCTCTATACTGCTCGACTGGATGTTTCGTACCGGGCGCCGGTGCCATCGTGTTGCATTCTAATCATAAAGACGTGGTTGCGCAAGAGAGAGGATCGGAAGTGGTTTCTGAAAGCCGAGCTATTGACGGGAGATGGCTATGTACGGGTCACTGCTAATTCCCTGTGGATCAGCCAGAAGACACAGTCGGGACTCTAG
- a CDS encoding uncharacterized protein (COG:S;~EggNog:ENOG410PTG5;~SECRETED:SignalP(1-21)) — translation MLFSATKTLMVALAVLGFAASAPVDLVERDQKVIIGYRTMEKSKAEAYNKQGTVVWYTASGVQLGDVVYLTPAPGEWKAPDSYWHCVIYAEQSKWLAAKKAWIPETYDGKKLWYHPDSIDSYLKTVEHQTPDETLRLSKISGDDAVYQLGIPKAMLGKTGHLGLMATCKAKASELPQHAVNYKTVQNAVGTPQ, via the exons ATGCTCTTCTCAGCTACCAAGACCCTGATGGTGGCCCTGGCCGTGCTCGGGTTTGCTGCTTCAGCGCCAGTCGATCTGGTGGAGCGCGACCAGAAAGTCATTATCGGCTATCGCACTATGGAAAAG TCGAAAGCCGAAGCGTATAACAAACAGGGGACTGTCGTCTGGTACACAGCTAGCGGGGTTCAGCTAGGCGATGTGGTATACCTCACACCCGCTCCTGGAGAATGGAAAGCTCCAGACAGTTACTG GCATTGTGTCATTTACGCCGAGCAAAGCAAGTGGCTCGCCGCCAAAAAGGCTTGGATCCCGGAGACGTACGACGGAAAGAAACTTTGGTATCATCCGGACAGTATCGATTCCTACCTCAAGACCGTCGAGCATCAGACGCCAGATGAGACACTTCGTCTATCCAAGATTTCCGGGGATGATGCTGTGTACCAGTTGGGAATCCCCAAAGCCATGTTAGGTAAAACAGGTCATCTTGGCCTGATGGCAACTTGCAAGGCAAAGGCTTCGGAGCTTCCTCAACACGCTGTTAATTACAAAACAGTGCAGAATGCTGTGGGCACCCCCCAGTAA
- a CDS encoding uncharacterized protein (COG:I;~EggNog:ENOG410PMT4), whose product MEAESKSPMGTNSNGAVYVSEGSWSHDVDSTAAFMKTLSCRTGFDANAGRVRTGVGTAFHSGREAREWLANLAESQLQKEDPAGQGWLRASISGKFSTHYFL is encoded by the coding sequence ATGGAGGCTGAATCTAAATCGCCTATGGGTACAAATTCCAATGGGGCGGTGTATGTCTCCGAGGGTAGCTGGAGCCACGATGTTGACTCAACAGCGGCATTTATGAAAACCCTGTCCTGCAGAACAGGGTTCGATGCCAACGCTGGACGTGTTCGCACCGGCGTTGGTACTGCCTTTCATTCAGGACGAGAGGCTAGGGAGTGGCTAGCTAATCTTGCTGAGAGTCAGTTGCAGAAGGAAGATCCCGCGGGACAGGGCTGGTTGCGTGCGAGCATCTCAGGGAAATTCAGCACACACTACTTTCTGTGA
- a CDS encoding Zn(II)2Cys6 transcription factor (COG:S;~EggNog:ENOG410PVN3;~InterPro:IPR036864,IPR021858,IPR001138;~PFAM:PF11951;~go_function: GO:0000981 - DNA-binding transcription factor activity, RNA polymerase II-specific [Evidence IEA];~go_function: GO:0008270 - zinc ion binding [Evidence IEA];~go_process: GO:0006355 - regulation of transcription, DNA-templated [Evidence IEA]), translating to MPGSRSSGCLLCVQRHVKCDETLPGCARCEIYGRECPGYDRGFKFVAGKPFRTPRRLKKPSAASQGVALQTRYPSPGPAPSRDLNMAQSLQNIVYDLAWPYTTASAYAVARWLRFLPEFYGRNRTLDAAVNCFVAHHIGHMTQNVQAVRYSRSTYVKALTALQRALDDHVQSVCPEVLCAVILLCMYELFANSTDSTSWMKHAKGLGQLVRFRGPSRYRGEFENNLLKASLGLIVMHSVFSGEECFLAGHEWHAVMQQVSDNIISHQIQVEIEDLFASFTSIPDLIHRMFKIRTANHTDPDTQLEISKLISETLAMRDKLEMWYERFTQLVPPLSEVPSSANDVLYPIVFYYASADTAPIFCAYYAYMTIVHQVLRTTSFGIPSTQAMYMVFYRDQICKSVEYTACGLLGPLRMAFPLRVAYEVGDSPTKAWIEGWLQRLSQHYGALSLRTFKQ from the exons ATGCCTGGAAGCCGAAGCAGTGGCTGTCTTCTCTGTGTGCAACGTCACGTAAAG TGCGACGAGACGCTCCCCGGCTGCGCACGATGCGAGATCTACGGGAGAGAATGCCCTGGGTATGATCGCGGGTTCAAATTCGTGGCTGGCAAGCCCTTTCGCACGCCACGTCGTTTGAAAAAGCCATCGGCGGCTAGCCAGGGTGTTGCACTACAGACCCGCTACCCCAGTCCCGGACCGGCACCATCGAGGGATTTGAACATGGCCCAGAGCTTACAGAACATCGTCTACGACCTCGCCTGGCCGTATACGACGGCTTCAGCGTACGCGGTTGCGCGATGGCTACGTTTCTTGCCAGAATTCTACGGCCGGAATCGGACGCTGGATGCCGCTGTTAATTGCTTCGTCGCGCATCATATCGGCCACATGACACAGAACGTGCAGGCGGTGCGCTATTCGCGGTCTACGTATGTCAAGGCATTGACGGCCCTTCAACGCGCGCTGGACGATCATGTTCAGTCGGTCTGTCCGGAGGTGCTGTGTGCTGTTATTTTGCTGTGCATGTACGAG CTGTTTGCAAACTCCACCGACTCGACCTCGTGGATGAAGCACGCCAAGGGGCTGGGTCAGTTGGTCAGATTTCGCGGACCTAGTCGCTATCGTGGGGAGTTCGAAAATAACCTGCTCAAGGCATCCCTGGGGCTCATTGTCATGCACTCAGTCTTCTCCGGCGAGGAGTGCTTTCTTGCAGGGCATGAGTGGCACGCAGTCATGCAACAAGTCTCTGACAACATCATCTCGCATCAGATCCAAGTCGAAATTGAAGATCTCTTCGCCTCATTCACCTCCATCCCGGATCTAATCCATAGGATGTTCAAGATCCGCACTGCGAACCATACGGATCCAGACACTCAGCTCGAAATATCCAAGCTCATTTCCGAGACGCTTGCAATGCGGGACAAGCTCGAAATGTGGTACGAGCGCTTCACCCAACTCGTGCCGCCGCTCAGCGAGGTCCCTTCGTCGGCGAACGATGTGCTTTACCCGATAGTGTTCTACTATGCCAGTGCTGACACCGCGCCGATATTCTGCGCCTACTATGCCTACATGACTATTGTGCACCAGGTGCTGCGAACCACAAGCTTCGGAATTCCCAGCACCCAGGCGATGTATATGGTATTCTACCGCGACCAGATCTGTAAATCCGTCGAGTATACCGCGTGCGGGCTGTTGGGACCATTACGGATGGCGTTCCCCCTGCGCGTGGCCTATGAAGTGGGTGATTCTCCAACGAAGGCATGGATTGAAGGGTGGCTACAGCGGTTGTCGCAGCACTATGGTGCTTTGAGTCTGCGAACCTTCAAACAGTAA
- a CDS encoding uncharacterized protein (COG:S;~EggNog:ENOG410PTTE), with protein MNSPVTVRSILCEGPWVWNDGASEVTFHENGTGKLFCSTEYTCWIFAEIDWKPHNPASLDQVIDLCNNRKQPTILADLTIEMTLTTRRPPDIWWKGKVNEDWLNEEAFRAKTYRISLEHGRFRNQFDVKHNVRNGARYALRIVFDPSPFPPGEEWNHESSGPHVMRLWECTEFNARRYSEEELTGWERLVNWYTEWTS; from the exons ATGAACTCGCCCGTTACAGTCCGTTCCATCCTTTGCGAAGGACCATGGGTTTGGAATGACGGCGCAAGTGAAGTTACCTTTCACGAGAATGGAACAGGGAAG CTGTTCTGCTCTACCGAGTACACCTGTTGGATCTTTGCCGAGATCGACTGGAAGCCGCACAATCCTGCGTCTCTCGATCAGGTCATCGATCTCTGTAACAATAGGAAGCAACCAACAATCCTGGCAGACTTGACCATCGAGATGACCCTCACGACGCGCCGACCACCCGATATTTGGTGGAAGGGCAAAGTCAATGAGGACTGGCTAAATGAAGAGGCGTTTCGCGCAAAGACCTATCGTATATCGCTGGAGCACGGCCGGTTTCGGAACCAGTTCGACGTCAAGCATAACGTACGAAATGGCGCACGATATGCCCTACGCATAGTATTCGATCCCTCGCCGTTTCCGCCCGGGGAGGAGTGGAATCACGAGAGTTCTGGACCGCATGTAATGAGACTCTGGGAATGTACAGAATTTAACGCTAGAAGGTATTCCGAGGAAGAACTGACCGGATGGGAAAGGCTGGTGAACTGGTATACCGAATGGACGTCGTGA